The genomic DNA GCACCGTGTCTGGAGAAGCTGGTGCCCATCATCCAGCAGTCGGGGGTGGACTACGCCGCCGCACCCGAGGCCGTCAACAAGGTGATCGTCGACGTGGTGTCCCAGGACAGCACGTACTCGCCCTACTCCGAGGGCGAAGCTGCCTTCAGCGCCGATCTTCTGGTGGACAAGGGCCTGCTGGCCGCCGAGGACGACGGTTCCTTCGGCGTCTACGACCCGGCCCGCACCGCCCGCAACGTTGAGGATCTGCGCGGTGTGCTGGCCGGGAGCGGCAATGTGGTTCCCGCCGAGATGACCGGGGACACGCTGTTCACCAACCGTTTCAGCGATCCCTCGATCGCCACCAACTAGCAGGACAGGACTCACGATGACAGAGCTGACCGAACTGCAACGCGAACGCGCCATGGGCGCGCTGGGCACCGAGAGTGACCGCGAGGTGCGACGCATCTCGCTGGCCGGTCTGGCGACCCGGCGCTCAGAAATCGCCGACGAAATCTGGAGCGCAGCAACCGATATCGGCTTCTTCCAAGTGGTCGATCATGGCATCGACCTCGCGGAGGTCCGGGCGGCGTTCGCCATGGCCGAGAAGTTCTTCGCCCTACCCGATGAGGTCAAGGCGCGGTGGCCGAAACGGTACAACTCCGGGTGGGAGCAGTTGACCCAGATCCGGCCGTCGGTCGGCGTCCCCGATCAGAAGGAGTCCTATCAGGTCACGCTGTCGAACATGGACGGCCTCTGGCCCACCGACGCGGAACTGGCGGGGTTCACCTCGACCATGCTGGATTTCGAGCACCGCTGCTGGGAGCTGGCCATGGAACTGCTGTCGTTGTTCGCCGACAAGCTGGGCTTCGACCGTGACTTCTTCACCCGGGCCCACGACCCGTCGTCGTCGACCTACCAGAGCACGCTGCGGCTGCTGCACTACTTCGCGCTGCCCGCAGATGCTGACCTCACCGGAGTGTGGCGCGCGGGTGCGCACACCGACTTCGACTGCCTGACCCTGCTGTTCCAGCGGGAAGGCCAGGGCGGATTGCAGGTGTGCCCGGGCAAGGAGCGCGACGCGCAGCAGTGGACCTCGGTACGACCGTCCGAGGACGCCATCACCTGCAACATCGGTGACATGCTGATGCGCTGGAGTGACGACCTGCTGCCGTCGAACTTCCATCGCGTGAAGAGCCCGGGCCCGGACGACCACCGCGGAGCGCGCTACAGCATCGCGTTTTTCGCCCAGGCCAACAGTGAGGTCACCATCGCCGGGCCGAGCGCCAAGTATCCGGAGATCAGCGCCAAAGACTATCTGCAGCAGCGGATCAGCGCGAACTTCGCGCGCTAGCATCCCACCAGTCCAGGACTCGCAACGCGATCAGCGTGAGCCACTTGGAGGGCTGCCCGGCCGGCACGTCGACGTGGAACCAGACTCGGCCGCGATGGCGGCCGGCATTGTGCCAGGTGCCATCCGGTGCACGGGCGTCCCGGATCATGGTGATGGCGTCGGCCAGCCGTGGATCGGGGCGCCCGACTGCCCGAAAGTAGTCCGCGGCATTGAGCACGCTGTAGCACCAACGGAACGGGAAGCTGAACTCCCCCACCCACGGCGCCACCGGCTCGCCGGTGGACAGGCGGTTGATGAGGCTGCGCTGCAACAGGTACTCCTCGCCGCTGCGGCGAACTGCGGCGTCTCCGTCACAGGCGGCCAGGCCCTTCAGTGCATTCAGCGTCGAATGGAATGACGACCGGGTGGACCCGTTCACCCATTCGCAGTTCCACCCGCCGTCGGGTAGCTGGTGATCGACGAACCAGTCGGTGATCCCGGAGACGTCCACGCCCAGCCACACGCCGCTGGCCAGCGTCCACGCGTTGATGCAGCAGTCCACCTCGCCGCCCCAGAACGGCAGGTCGTCGTACTCCCAGCGGCTGTGGGCGGCCAGTCGCTGCGCCGTGTCGCCCAGCACCGCGGCGTCCACACCCCACTCCCGCAGATCCTTGAGCGCCCAGGTGGTTGCCGTCCACGGCTGCGCTTCCCGGGCCTCGTCGAAGTCGGCGGGAAAGAACGCACCGCCGGCCCACTGGCCATCCGCGTCCTGCTGGGCGAGCAGGCGGGCGCCGAAGCCTTCGACGGCCACACGTGCCCGGGTGGCCTGCCACACCTCGGGCGGTGCGTGCAGCACATCACGTTCGACCTGCCAGCGCAGGGCCGGGTCGGAGTCCAACAGCCAGGCGACCACGGAGTCGTGGAGCATGCGCCGATGGTAATCGGGCAGGATGGCGTCAGGATGACCGACAACGCGAGCCCGGCCCAGCCCAGCCGCCGGAGCCACATTCTGCGCCTGGGCGTGTTCGCCGGGTTCCTGGCGGTGCTGTTCTATCTCGTGGCCGTCGCGCGGGTGATCGACGTCGACGCCGTCCGCGGCGTCATCAGCGCGGCCGGCCCGGCCGCGCCGTTGGTGTATGTGGTGGTGTCGGCGGCGCTGGGGGCGGTGTTCGTGCCCGGGCCCCTGCTCGCCGCGGCCAGTGGGTTCCTGTTCGGGCCGGTGATCGGGACCTTCGCGACGCTGGGTGCCACCGTCGGCACCGCGACCATCACCAGCCTGGTCGGTCGTCGCGCCGGCCGCGAGAGCGCCCGCGGACTGCTCGGCGCGGACCGGGCCGACCGCCTCGACGCGCAGATCGCGCGCCGCGGTCTGTGGGCCGTGGTCGGGCAGCGGTTCGTGCCGGGCATCTCGGATGCGCTGGCCTCGTACGTCTTCGGCGCGTTCGGGGTTCCGTTGTGGCAGATGGCCGTCGGCGCATTCATCGGCTCGGCGCCGCGGGCGTTCGTCTACACCGCCCTCGGCGCCTCCATCGGGGAGTTCTCCGCTCCGCTGGCCTATACCGCCATCGGGGTCTGGTGCGTCACCGCCGTCATCGGCGCCTTCGCCGCCCACCGCGGCTGGCGCGCCTGGCGTGGTCACCGAACGCCCGAAACCGACACACGGGCCCCAAAGTCCGAGTAGCTGGCGGCATCTTGTCGGTCTCGGTGTCGTGGCGAGGCGCAGTCAGTCGAAGTACTCCCGCTCAGCCGAGTGCACTGCAGCCCGCACCGCCTCCGCCAATTCGTCGATCCGATCGCAGTCATCGGGCAACTGCAGCACCGACA from Mycolicibacterium tokaiense includes the following:
- a CDS encoding isopenicillin N synthase family dioxygenase produces the protein MTELTELQRERAMGALGTESDREVRRISLAGLATRRSEIADEIWSAATDIGFFQVVDHGIDLAEVRAAFAMAEKFFALPDEVKARWPKRYNSGWEQLTQIRPSVGVPDQKESYQVTLSNMDGLWPTDAELAGFTSTMLDFEHRCWELAMELLSLFADKLGFDRDFFTRAHDPSSSTYQSTLRLLHYFALPADADLTGVWRAGAHTDFDCLTLLFQREGQGGLQVCPGKERDAQQWTSVRPSEDAITCNIGDMLMRWSDDLLPSNFHRVKSPGPDDHRGARYSIAFFAQANSEVTIAGPSAKYPEISAKDYLQQRISANFAR
- a CDS encoding squalene cyclase; its protein translation is MLHDSVVAWLLDSDPALRWQVERDVLHAPPEVWQATRARVAVEGFGARLLAQQDADGQWAGGAFFPADFDEAREAQPWTATTWALKDLREWGVDAAVLGDTAQRLAAHSRWEYDDLPFWGGEVDCCINAWTLASGVWLGVDVSGITDWFVDHQLPDGGWNCEWVNGSTRSSFHSTLNALKGLAACDGDAAVRRSGEEYLLQRSLINRLSTGEPVAPWVGEFSFPFRWCYSVLNAADYFRAVGRPDPRLADAITMIRDARAPDGTWHNAGRHRGRVWFHVDVPAGQPSKWLTLIALRVLDWWDASARSSR
- a CDS encoding TVP38/TMEM64 family protein — translated: MTDNASPAQPSRRSHILRLGVFAGFLAVLFYLVAVARVIDVDAVRGVISAAGPAAPLVYVVVSAALGAVFVPGPLLAAASGFLFGPVIGTFATLGATVGTATITSLVGRRAGRESARGLLGADRADRLDAQIARRGLWAVVGQRFVPGISDALASYVFGAFGVPLWQMAVGAFIGSAPRAFVYTALGASIGEFSAPLAYTAIGVWCVTAVIGAFAAHRGWRAWRGHRTPETDTRAPKSE